One Mesorhizobium loti genomic window carries:
- a CDS encoding GGDEF family protein, translating into MRSLVLDRFATEDHASESKLTFLPMEQKETWELADVPEARGSLSGTMPIPTADRRHEIWSALAIDPVVEAMSGASSDVVWFYYQSADDFLYLAPDRGGRSFRFDPQIYKQDYWTRAAPPSDPTAGMVVAGPYDDLAGQGWIVTLAEPVYADGRFLGVVALDVRVSTMQLLIGLGTAIGESILVSDGDHLIASQEDFTPGTVVSAPLRDTGAKFSEDASGDMWMSAPIAANQLRLVHKLRRGELFAAAANDSAPTWFMIALFGLVGAIAWRLRGALVKVTMLTHYDPLTRLLNRRGLYDKLPPILAFARRKHAALAVLILDIDFFKSINDSYGHLAGDRVLQQVGESLLRTKRPFDLACRWGGEEFVVVLPIDDNSDVQRVAERVRSDAMKSRIEESGKAVTLSGGLVLLGGNETIDTAIGRADRLLYAAKQGGRNRMLADLADEPPRLQMLVPVSA; encoded by the coding sequence ATGCGCTCCCTCGTCCTGGATCGTTTCGCAACCGAGGACCACGCGAGCGAATCCAAACTGACATTCCTACCCATGGAGCAGAAGGAGACCTGGGAGCTGGCAGACGTTCCTGAAGCACGCGGTTCACTGAGCGGGACGATGCCGATTCCAACTGCAGACCGACGGCATGAAATATGGTCTGCGCTCGCCATAGACCCGGTCGTAGAAGCCATGTCGGGCGCGAGCTCTGATGTCGTGTGGTTCTACTACCAGTCGGCAGACGATTTCCTCTATCTTGCGCCGGATCGGGGCGGACGCTCTTTCCGGTTCGACCCCCAAATATACAAGCAGGACTACTGGACTCGAGCCGCGCCCCCATCAGATCCGACGGCTGGGATGGTCGTCGCCGGCCCATATGACGATCTGGCTGGACAGGGGTGGATTGTAACACTTGCTGAACCTGTATACGCGGACGGCCGCTTCCTCGGGGTAGTGGCCCTTGATGTGCGCGTCAGCACAATGCAGTTGCTCATTGGTCTTGGCACTGCCATTGGCGAAAGCATTCTGGTCAGCGACGGCGACCATCTCATCGCGAGTCAGGAAGATTTCACGCCCGGCACCGTTGTCAGCGCACCGTTGCGCGATACGGGAGCGAAGTTCAGTGAAGACGCGAGCGGGGACATGTGGATGAGCGCTCCCATCGCTGCGAACCAATTGCGACTTGTCCACAAGCTGAGGCGCGGGGAGCTGTTTGCAGCTGCCGCCAACGACAGCGCACCCACCTGGTTCATGATTGCATTGTTCGGATTGGTCGGGGCCATTGCCTGGCGACTGCGAGGTGCACTTGTTAAGGTAACGATGCTGACCCACTATGATCCGCTGACGAGGCTTCTGAACCGCCGTGGACTGTACGACAAGCTGCCGCCAATCCTTGCCTTTGCAAGGCGCAAGCACGCCGCTCTTGCCGTTCTGATTCTGGATATCGACTTCTTCAAGTCGATCAACGACAGCTATGGACACCTAGCCGGGGACCGTGTCCTTCAGCAGGTCGGCGAAAGCCTCCTAAGAACGAAACGTCCGTTTGACCTCGCCTGTCGCTGGGGAGGAGAAGAGTTCGTCGTCGTGCTCCCAATCGATGACAATAGCGACGTTCAGAGGGTTGCGGAGCGGGTTCGAAGCGATGCGATGAAGTCGCGGATCGAGGAATCTGGAAAGGCTGTCACCCTAAGTGGCGGGCTAGTCCTGCTAGGGGGGAATGAGACAATCGATACCGCTATCGGGCGCGCAGATCGGCTGCTTTATGCCGCGAAGCAAGGCGGACGTAATCGCATGCTGGCCGACCTTGCGGACGAACCTCCCCGACTGCAAATGTTGGTTCCGGTGAGTGCCTGA
- a CDS encoding response regulator receiver modulated diguanylate cyclase/phosphodiesterase, translating to MEQFKKFSAADFTGPGRAATNEQGLEANATLRSTFPTLLDELSDGIAIARVSGGSSPLLYVNKAFERLTGYGSRDVLGKDCRYLQGNERDQPEVARIRQAIGAAEPVDVTLRNYRKDGSAFWNRLSLRPIAVGGDLLYLGILRDVSAMRQAEIALDRAANFDAATGCLNRQSFIVGVERRFSKQSGLPLIVKVDVLGFHDVNTGYGFDVGDALLQETGRRLRETGAVLVARMGANEFALAFELPDEEDGQRIADGVAAALAPDFIVPGANISLRFAIGYAIAEASGSAISLLRNAGTSLRAAKSDPFNGPRRFRREDAEEASHRVRMTRELKVAIANDEFVHHFQPQVDLSTGEWVGAEALIRWNHPLFGSQPPGRFIEAAERTGLLLDLGERGLARVAAFARRVNQQRERPLRFAINVSATEFLHRDMAEILDRILRQTDAQPSWLTLEITESVLLENTPHVLEAFRRLRGLGVGLSVDDFGTGYSSLRLIETFPVTGIKIDRSFVSGIAASPSKAVIVRSIIDLGRSLGLAVIAEGIENEAQRTLLAGMGCPIGQGHLFGRPVDGEAFESACAGTEAAERV from the coding sequence CGCTCCTTTACGTCAACAAGGCTTTCGAACGCTTGACAGGATATGGCTCGCGCGACGTGCTGGGCAAGGACTGCCGCTACCTGCAGGGCAACGAACGCGATCAACCGGAGGTCGCCCGCATCCGCCAGGCCATAGGGGCCGCCGAGCCGGTGGACGTTACCCTGCGAAACTACCGCAAGGACGGATCGGCCTTCTGGAACCGCCTCAGCCTGAGACCCATCGCGGTCGGCGGCGACCTGCTCTACCTCGGCATTCTCCGCGACGTGTCGGCCATGCGGCAAGCGGAAATAGCCCTGGACCGAGCCGCTAACTTCGACGCTGCGACAGGGTGTCTGAACCGTCAGTCGTTCATTGTCGGCGTCGAACGTCGGTTCTCCAAGCAGTCCGGACTGCCGCTAATCGTAAAGGTCGACGTCCTCGGCTTTCACGACGTCAATACCGGCTATGGCTTTGATGTCGGGGATGCCCTCCTGCAGGAGACCGGGCGCAGGCTGAGGGAGACCGGGGCAGTCCTGGTCGCGCGGATGGGAGCCAACGAATTTGCCCTGGCGTTCGAACTGCCCGATGAAGAGGACGGTCAGCGGATCGCCGACGGCGTTGCCGCGGCGCTTGCCCCCGACTTCATCGTCCCCGGCGCCAACATCTCGCTGCGCTTTGCTATCGGCTATGCGATCGCTGAAGCGAGCGGCAGTGCCATCTCCCTGCTCCGCAATGCCGGCACGTCACTGCGGGCGGCCAAGTCGGATCCGTTCAACGGGCCCCGCCGGTTCCGGCGCGAAGACGCGGAGGAGGCATCCCACCGCGTCCGGATGACGAGAGAGCTGAAGGTGGCGATCGCCAACGACGAGTTCGTCCATCATTTCCAGCCCCAGGTCGACCTCTCCACCGGCGAGTGGGTGGGCGCCGAAGCACTGATCCGATGGAACCATCCCCTGTTCGGCAGCCAGCCGCCGGGACGCTTCATCGAGGCGGCCGAGCGAACCGGCCTGCTCCTCGACCTTGGCGAACGCGGCCTTGCCCGCGTCGCCGCCTTTGCCCGGCGCGTGAACCAGCAACGCGAGCGACCGTTGCGCTTTGCCATCAACGTATCCGCCACCGAATTCCTGCACCGCGACATGGCAGAGATATTAGATCGGATCCTGCGCCAGACTGATGCACAGCCAAGCTGGCTGACGCTTGAGATCACGGAGAGCGTGCTGCTCGAGAACACCCCCCACGTGCTTGAGGCATTCCGCCGGCTGCGAGGCCTCGGTGTCGGCCTCTCGGTAGACGATTTCGGGACCGGCTACTCGAGCCTCCGATTGATCGAGACGTTCCCGGTGACGGGAATCAAGATCGACCGCAGTTTCGTCAGCGGTATCGCGGCCAGCCCCTCGAAGGCGGTAATCGTGCGGTCCATCATCGACCTCGGGCGCTCGCTCGGTCTTGCCGTTATAGCGGAGGGCATTGAGAACGAGGCCCAGCGCACACTGCTCGCGGGCATGGGGTGTCCGATCGGACAAGGCCACCTGTTCGGTCGCCCTGTGGACGGTGAAGCCTTCGAGTCGGCCTGCGCCGGCACCGAAGCCGCCGAACGGGTATGA
- a CDS encoding Excinuclease ATPase subunit — translation MRDIKASGFVRVRGAREHNLKNVDVDVPRDAFVVFTGVSGSGKSSLAFSTLYAEAQRRYLESVSPYARRLFHQMEVPEVDEIEGLPPAVALQQQRGSPTTRSSVGSVTTLSNLLRMLYSRAGDYPQGQAHLDAESFSPNTPEGACPRCHGLGRIHEVTEASMVPDPSKTIRERAVAAWPTAWGGQNLRDILISLGIDVDTPWRNLPKKVRNWILFTEEQPQVPVYPGWSHEEIERAIRRKVEPAYVGTFSSAKRHVTHSYATTQSAMMKKRAAQFMISRACPICGGKRLRLEALSVRFEGLDIAEMSRLPLARFSKIFGSYAKATAGKLGALRKTHPEKALVVERIAGDLCRRLSVLLDLGLGYLTLERSTPTLSPGELQRLRLATQVVSNLFGVVYVMDEPSAGLHPADTEALLRALDGLKAVGNSLFVVEHEMDVVRRADWIVDVGPGAGEHGGEILYSGPIEGLREVAVSETRRHLFDDEGKIPRRVREPTGWLRLEGISRNNLKQVDCAIPLGVMTTVTGISGSGKSSLVSQALVELVAGALGAPVAADDGADVEAVLDDRPASVTEGRIVGGLEGIRRLIEVDQKPIGRTPRSNLATYTGLFDHVRTLFAATPEARKRRYDSGRFSFNVAKGRCPRCEGEGFVMVELLFLPSVYAPCPTCHGTRYNPKTLEILYRGKTIAEVLALTVEGAWEFFDDAPNVRRSLKVLREVGLNYLRLGQPATEFSGGEAQRVKLATELQRAQRGGALYVLDEPTTGLHPTDVERLLVQLHALVDAGNSVVLVDHDMKVAAGSDWVIDIGPGAGDEGGGIVVSGPPAKVSACKASRTAPYLDRALGGEAGLTAK, via the coding sequence ATGCGAGACATCAAGGCCTCCGGCTTCGTCCGCGTTCGCGGCGCGCGCGAGCACAATCTCAAGAACGTCGATGTCGACGTACCGCGCGATGCGTTCGTCGTGTTCACCGGCGTGTCGGGATCGGGAAAATCGTCGCTCGCGTTCTCCACCCTCTATGCAGAGGCACAGCGCCGCTATCTAGAATCGGTCTCGCCTTATGCGCGCCGCCTGTTCCACCAGATGGAAGTTCCCGAGGTCGATGAGATAGAGGGCCTGCCTCCGGCGGTGGCACTGCAGCAGCAGCGCGGATCGCCAACCACCCGCTCATCGGTGGGCAGCGTCACCACCCTCTCCAACCTTCTGCGAATGCTTTACTCGCGCGCCGGCGACTATCCGCAGGGCCAAGCCCACCTCGACGCCGAATCCTTCTCGCCCAACACTCCCGAGGGCGCCTGCCCACGTTGCCACGGCCTTGGCCGGATCCACGAGGTCACCGAGGCGTCGATGGTTCCCGATCCTTCCAAGACGATCCGCGAGCGCGCGGTCGCAGCCTGGCCAACGGCTTGGGGCGGCCAGAATCTGCGCGACATCCTGATCAGCCTGGGCATCGACGTCGACACGCCGTGGCGGAACTTGCCGAAGAAGGTGCGCAACTGGATCCTTTTCACCGAGGAGCAGCCCCAGGTCCCGGTCTATCCCGGGTGGAGCCATGAAGAGATTGAGCGCGCGATCCGGCGCAAGGTCGAGCCGGCTTATGTGGGCACCTTCTCGAGCGCGAAGCGCCATGTCACTCACAGCTATGCGACGACCCAGAGCGCGATGATGAAGAAGCGCGCCGCGCAATTCATGATCAGCCGTGCCTGCCCGATCTGCGGTGGCAAGAGGCTACGCCTGGAAGCCTTATCGGTCCGCTTTGAGGGCCTCGACATCGCCGAAATGAGCCGCCTGCCTCTGGCGCGGTTCTCGAAGATCTTTGGGTCTTATGCCAAGGCGACAGCCGGTAAGCTCGGGGCGCTGCGCAAGACCCATCCGGAGAAGGCCTTGGTAGTCGAGCGCATCGCCGGCGATCTCTGCCGCCGGCTGTCAGTGCTGCTCGACCTCGGTCTCGGCTATTTGACGCTGGAACGCAGCACCCCGACCCTGTCGCCGGGCGAGTTGCAGCGGCTGCGGCTTGCCACCCAGGTCGTCTCGAACCTGTTTGGGGTCGTCTATGTGATGGACGAGCCGTCTGCTGGGCTCCATCCCGCCGACACCGAGGCTTTGCTACGCGCGCTCGACGGCCTAAAGGCTGTCGGCAATTCGCTATTCGTCGTCGAGCATGAAATGGACGTCGTCCGTCGTGCCGACTGGATCGTCGATGTTGGCCCTGGCGCCGGCGAACATGGCGGCGAGATCCTCTACAGCGGTCCGATCGAAGGCCTGCGCGAGGTCGCCGTTTCGGAAACACGGCGCCATCTGTTCGACGATGAGGGCAAAATCCCGCGCCGCGTGCGTGAGCCAACCGGTTGGTTGCGACTGGAGGGGATTTCACGCAACAACTTAAAGCAGGTCGATTGCGCGATCCCGCTCGGCGTTATGACCACGGTTACCGGAATCTCCGGCTCGGGGAAATCAAGCTTGGTCAGCCAGGCGCTTGTCGAACTAGTCGCTGGTGCGCTCGGCGCGCCGGTCGCGGCCGACGACGGGGCGGATGTCGAGGCGGTGCTCGATGACCGCCCGGCCAGCGTCACCGAGGGCCGGATCGTAGGCGGCCTCGAAGGGATTAGACGGCTGATCGAGGTCGACCAGAAGCCGATCGGCCGCACCCCTCGTTCCAACCTCGCCACTTATACCGGCCTGTTCGATCATGTCCGGACATTGTTCGCGGCGACTCCCGAAGCCAGGAAACGCCGTTACGATTCCGGCCGCTTCTCCTTCAATGTCGCCAAAGGCCGCTGTCCGCGGTGCGAGGGGGAAGGCTTCGTCATGGTCGAATTGCTCTTTCTGCCCAGCGTCTACGCCCCCTGTCCCACGTGCCACGGCACCCGCTACAATCCTAAGACGCTTGAGATCCTGTATCGCGGCAAGACTATCGCGGAGGTCCTCGCTCTCACCGTCGAGGGTGCTTGGGAATTCTTCGACGACGCGCCCAACGTGCGCCGGTCGCTCAAGGTGCTTCGCGAGGTAGGACTCAATTATCTGCGCCTCGGACAGCCCGCGACAGAGTTTTCGGGCGGCGAGGCGCAAAGGGTCAAGCTCGCCACCGAGTTACAACGCGCCCAGCGCGGCGGCGCGCTCTATGTGCTCGACGAGCCGACTACCGGCCTTCACCCGACCGATGTCGAACGTCTGCTCGTCCAGCTCCACGCTCTGGTCGACGCCGGCAACAGCGTGGTCCTCGTCGATCACGACATGAAGGTGGCGGCGGGGAGCGATTGGGTGATCGATATCGGCCCCGGCGCCGGCGACGAGGGCGGGGGGATCGTCGTCAGCGGCCCGCCGGCAAAAGTCTCCGCCTGCAAAGCCAGCCGCACCGCACCCTATCTCGATCGGGCGCTAGGCGGGGAGGCGGGCCTTACGGCCAAGTGA
- a CDS encoding Antibiotic biosynthesis monooxygenase has product MTKFALYVPLEAKPGKEKEVADFLRSAVPLVDAEPGTITWYAIQEGPSSFAIFDTFDDEAGRDAHLNGKVAAGLMEKIKAGDMFAKTPEIHKLDIIANKSAK; this is encoded by the coding sequence ATGACAAAGTTCGCGCTGTACGTTCCGCTTGAAGCCAAGCCCGGCAAGGAGAAAGAGGTGGCGGACTTCCTGCGGTCCGCGGTTCCTTTGGTGGACGCCGAACCCGGAACGATCACATGGTATGCGATTCAGGAAGGACCTTCCTCTTTCGCTATATTCGATACCTTCGACGACGAGGCGGGACGCGACGCGCATCTCAACGGAAAGGTCGCCGCTGGGTTGATGGAGAAGATCAAGGCCGGCGACATGTTCGCCAAAACACCGGAAATTCATAAATTGGATATCATCGCGAACAAATCGGCGAAGTAA
- a CDS encoding transcriptional regulator, translating to MADLLNLNRLVYFTTVMETGSFTAAADRLDVAKAVVSHQIGRLEEELGATLLQRTTRRVTPTEEGRLFYDRAMIILREAEAAYGEISHGAIEPSGMLRLTAPLDYGTRIVAPVMAAYLKTYPNMRVEAIFDDAVSNLVDEQIDLGIRVGWLTDSSNQARRLGTIRQVVVASPAFAANLPPDVTPRQARSLAWVGNAQLRGVGQWLFSRDGETVLTELNPVVVCDKSPAAYACVLAGIGLGIFPDYAVDEDIIGGRLVRIFAEWTLPIGGIHAVFPPARFRPAKVRAFVELLAAAERKRVRGAAKG from the coding sequence TTGGCCGACCTTCTGAACCTCAACCGGCTCGTCTACTTCACCACGGTGATGGAAACCGGTTCGTTCACGGCGGCGGCGGACCGGCTCGACGTCGCCAAGGCCGTGGTCAGTCATCAGATCGGCAGGCTCGAAGAGGAGTTGGGCGCGACGCTGCTGCAGCGCACGACCCGGCGCGTCACGCCGACCGAGGAAGGCCGGCTCTTCTATGACAGGGCTATGATCATCCTGCGCGAGGCGGAGGCGGCCTATGGCGAAATCTCGCACGGCGCGATTGAGCCAAGCGGAATGCTGAGGCTGACCGCGCCGCTCGACTACGGCACCAGGATAGTGGCGCCGGTCATGGCGGCATATCTGAAGACTTATCCAAACATGCGGGTCGAGGCGATCTTCGACGATGCGGTGAGCAATCTGGTCGACGAGCAGATCGATCTCGGCATCCGCGTCGGCTGGCTCACCGATTCTTCCAACCAGGCGCGGCGCTTGGGCACGATACGGCAGGTCGTGGTGGCGAGCCCGGCTTTCGCCGCAAACCTGCCGCCCGACGTCACCCCGCGCCAAGCGCGATCACTGGCCTGGGTCGGCAACGCCCAGCTGCGCGGCGTCGGCCAATGGCTGTTTTCCAGGGATGGCGAGACGGTGCTGACCGAGCTCAATCCCGTCGTCGTCTGCGACAAGAGCCCGGCGGCCTATGCTTGCGTGCTCGCAGGTATCGGCCTGGGTATATTTCCCGACTATGCGGTCGATGAGGATATCATCGGGGGTCGGCTTGTGCGGATATTCGCCGAGTGGACCTTGCCGATCGGCGGCATCCATGCGGTGTTTCCGCCGGCCCGCTTCCGGCCCGCCAAGGTGCGTGCCTTCGTTGAATTGCTGGCGGCGGCCGAGAGAAAGCGGGTGCGCGGCGCTGCCAAGGGGTAG
- a CDS encoding Resolvase domain, which produces MTRVALYARYSSDSQRDASIEDQLRLCREQVAREGWSVAGTYEDAAISGASTVLRPGIQQLVRDAQRGRFEVVLAEALDRISRDQADVATLFKHLKFAGVAIVTLAEGEVSELHVGLKGTMNALFLKDLALKTHRGLRGRVEKGKAGGGLCYGYRVVKKLDAEGEPVRGDREIVPEEATIVRRIFREFAAGKSPKAIAVDLNKEDVPGPLGRHWGDTSVRGHIIRGTGVINNELYTGVLVWNRLHFVKDPATGKRVSRANPLVKWIRTEVPHLRIVEDELWQAVKERQKSIAGQFEAVAIATRKARARKLHTMRRPVSLLSGLLTCGCCGGRYGLFTRDRYACLNHQRRGICDNGRTIAREKIEQRVLAGLKERLVSADAVGEAIRAYAQETNRLNQERRAQGEQDRKALDKIERAIAGIMTAIEDGLYQPSMKARMEDLERQKAEITARLAMAPTDVPDLHPNIATLYKKRIEQLTQALADHEDGRSAAEALRSLIGEIVLTPGDRRGEVHAELRGELFGILELAKPDQNQTSGDVMTKGVAGPRNQHSTARLKRAVLLFADAGRRFEPVISGPQAGKAKAAGQKTQSLPQNQHKTARIKRAVRVFGSSEAR; this is translated from the coding sequence ATGACCCGTGTCGCACTCTATGCCCGCTATTCTTCAGATAGCCAGCGGGATGCCTCCATCGAGGACCAGTTGAGGCTATGCCGCGAGCAAGTGGCGCGTGAGGGTTGGAGCGTGGCGGGAACCTATGAGGATGCGGCGATCTCCGGTGCCAGCACAGTGCTGCGGCCGGGCATCCAGCAATTGGTACGCGATGCCCAGCGCGGCCGCTTCGAGGTGGTGCTGGCCGAGGCGCTCGATCGCATCAGCCGCGACCAGGCCGATGTCGCTACCCTCTTCAAGCATCTCAAATTCGCCGGCGTTGCCATTGTCACCTTGGCCGAGGGCGAGGTCAGCGAGCTGCACGTCGGCCTTAAGGGCACGATGAACGCCCTGTTCCTGAAGGACCTTGCTCTCAAGACCCATCGTGGCCTGCGAGGGAGGGTGGAAAAGGGTAAGGCCGGGGGCGGGCTGTGCTACGGCTACCGGGTGGTGAAGAAACTCGATGCTGAAGGCGAACCCGTCCGTGGCGATCGCGAGATCGTGCCGGAAGAAGCGACCATCGTGCGCCGCATCTTCCGCGAATTCGCCGCCGGCAAGAGCCCGAAGGCGATCGCTGTCGACCTCAACAAGGAGGACGTTCCTGGTCCACTCGGCCGGCACTGGGGCGATACCAGCGTGCGCGGCCATATCATCCGAGGTACCGGCGTCATCAACAATGAGCTCTATACCGGCGTGCTGGTCTGGAATCGCCTGCACTTCGTCAAGGATCCCGCCACCGGCAAGCGCGTGTCGCGGGCCAATCCGCTAGTAAAATGGATCCGCACCGAGGTGCCGCATCTCAGGATCGTCGAGGACGAATTGTGGCAGGCCGTTAAGGAGAGACAGAAATCTATTGCCGGCCAGTTCGAGGCAGTCGCGATCGCCACGCGCAAGGCTCGGGCGAGGAAGCTACACACGATGAGGCGGCCGGTCTCCCTGCTTTCCGGCTTGCTCACCTGCGGTTGCTGCGGCGGGCGCTACGGCCTGTTTACACGAGACCGCTATGCCTGCCTCAACCACCAGCGCCGGGGCATCTGCGACAACGGCCGTACCATCGCCCGCGAGAAGATCGAACAGCGCGTCCTTGCAGGCCTGAAGGAAAGGCTCGTCTCGGCCGATGCCGTGGGCGAGGCAATCAGAGCCTATGCCCAGGAAACCAATCGCCTTAACCAGGAGCGTCGCGCGCAAGGCGAACAAGACCGCAAAGCCCTCGACAAGATCGAGCGCGCCATCGCTGGCATCATGACCGCGATCGAGGATGGCCTATACCAACCTTCGATGAAAGCGAGAATGGAAGACCTGGAGAGACAGAAGGCAGAGATCACAGCGCGTCTGGCGATGGCGCCCACTGACGTGCCCGACCTGCATCCCAACATCGCCACTCTATATAAGAAGCGTATCGAGCAACTCACGCAAGCGCTTGCCGACCACGAGGATGGACGTTCAGCCGCCGAGGCGCTGCGCTCATTAATAGGAGAGATCGTGCTCACGCCCGGCGACAGGCGCGGCGAGGTGCATGCCGAGCTACGCGGCGAGCTGTTCGGCATCCTCGAACTCGCCAAACCCGACCAAAATCAAACGTCCGGCGATGTTATGACAAAAGGGGTTGCGGGTCCCCGCAACCAACATTCAACGGCCCGCCTCAAGCGGGCCGTTTTGCTTTTTGCTGACGCTGGCCGCCGATTCGAACCTGTCATCAGCGGCCCGCAAGCAGGCAAAGCCAAAGCCGCAGGACAGAAAACTCAAAGCCTACCCCAAAACCAACATAAAACGGCCCGCATCAAGCGGGCCGTTCGCGTTTTTGGCTCGAGTGAAGCGCGATGA